One part of the Clarias gariepinus isolate MV-2021 ecotype Netherlands chromosome 24, CGAR_prim_01v2, whole genome shotgun sequence genome encodes these proteins:
- the lig3 gene encoding DNA ligase 3: protein MHGLGFYKAARNLSRTLRLFQTRSLCLTQQRCHPVVYAWGFVSSVRHFSLSPPSFLAVSRATFQDDWATMAEQRFCVEYAKRGQAGCKKCKDKIVKGLVRIGKIVPNPFSESAGEMKEWYHVKCMFEKLERARATTKKIEDITDLEGWEELQDEEKELINKLVADLAAKTNSSPKKKVQAKLNTSGQLSAPSADPTVNAPRKFSGFTASKAGSSSSSPGPSPAKAPHGSVLSAQFCQPDHKDCLFREFRKLCAMVAERSSYNAKTEIIKDFLKKGSGGDKFKGDLYLTVKLLLPGVVKSVYNLNDKQIVKLFSRILNCNQDEMVRDLEQGDVSETVRMFFDASKSFPPSTKSLLTIQEVDASLNRLAQLTKEDEQQAELEAIAKKCTGNDLKCYIRLVKHDLKINSGAKHVLDALDPNAYDAFKASRNLGDVIDRVLRNQQDASNGNGPRKHLSVEATLLTPVQPMLAEACKSVEYAMKKCPNGMYSEIKYDGERVQVHKSGDHFSYFSRSLKPVLPHKVAHFKEFIPQAFAGGHSMILDAEVLLIDTNTSKPLPFGTLGVHKKAAFQDAQVCLFVFDCIYFNGVSLMDKPLCERRKFLHDNMVEVPNRILFSEMKHVTRAADLAEMITRVIREGLEGLVLKDIKGMYEPGKRHWLKVKKDYLNEGAMADTADLVVLGGFYGSGSKGGIMSSFLMGCYDPASKKWCTVTKCSGGFDDATLARLQKELDMIKIVKDPSKIPPWLNIVKNYYPDFLIRDPEKAPVWEITGAEFSKSEMHTADGISIRFPRCTRMRDDKDWKTATNLPQLKELYRVSKETSDFEVTAGQSTSSKDDKSSSGGDSGGSSPSTSNRATSSSKANNGHTPKPKPVKPATTTTSVKTATPSPAKRKLPAEEHGAKKMKIEPVQSNRQSEAKASPAKADPKSEKTLLDIFTGVKLYLPESVQDYEKLRRYFVAYDGELVPDYAAASATHTLATPEEGSKAQRVSSNWIWQCIKKRRLVPPC, encoded by the exons ATGCATGGGCTCGGCTTTTACAAGGCAGCCAGAAACCTCTCCAGGACTTTACGCCTGTTCCAGACACGAAGCTTGTGTCTTACCCAACAGCGCTGTCACCCTGTCGTCTACGCTTGGGGCTTTGTTTCATCGGTGAGACACTTTAGTCTGTCACCTCCATCTTTCCTTGCCGTCTCTCGGGCCACATTTCAGGACGACTGGGCAACCATGGCTGAGCAGAGATTCTGCGTGGAGTACGCTAAGCGCGGGCAAGCAGGCTGCAAGAAATGCAAAGACAAGATCGTGAAGGGGTTGGTGCGAATCGGGAAGATCGTGCCTAACCCATTCAGCGAGTCCGCGGGAGAGATGAAGGAGTGGTATCACGTGAAGTGCATGTTCGAGAAGCTGGAGCGTGCACGTGCGACCACCAAGAAGATCGAGGACATTACTGACCTGGAGGGCTGGGAGGAGTTACAAGATGAGGAAAAAGAGCTAATCAATAAGCTTGTAGCAG ACCTGGCTGCTAAGACAAACTCGAGTCCGAAGAAGAAGGTGCAAGCCAAGTTAAACACCAGCGGCCAATTATCAGCTCCTTCCGCCGATCCGACTGTGAACGCGCCACGCAAGTTTTCTGGCTTTACAG CCTCGAAGGCAGGTTCGTCATCGTCGAGTCCAGGCCCATCTCCTGCCAAAGCCCCACATGGCAGCGTTCTATCCGCCCAGTTTTGCCAGCCCGACCATAAAGACTGTCTGTTTCGTGAATTTCGCAAGCTCTGTGCCATGGTGGCTGAGAGGTCCAGCTACAACGCGAAGACCGAGATCATCAAGGACTTCCTGAAGAAGGGTTCTGGTGGAG ACAAGTTTAAGGGAGATCTCTACCTGACAGTGAAGCTGCTCCTCCCAGGCGTAGTGAAAAGTGTTTACAACCTCAACGACAAGCAAATCGTCAAACTCTTCAGTCGCATCCTGAACTGCAACCAGGACGAGATGGTGCGCGACCTAGAACAG GGCGACGTCTCTGAGACAGTAAGGATGTTTTTCGATGCCAGCAAGTCGTTTCCACCTTCAACCAAGAGTCTGCTGACCATCCAGGAAGTGGATGCGTCGCTGAACCGCTTGGCTCAGCTCACTAAGGAAGACGAGCAGCAGGCAGAGCTGGAGGCAATCGCTAAAAA ATGCACAGGGAACGACTTGAAGTGTTACATACGTCTAGTAAAACATGATCTGAAGATAAATTCTGGTGCCAAACACGT CCTGGATGCATTAGACCCCAACGCCTACGATGCTTTCAAAGCTTCTCGAAACCTCGGCGACGTAATCGATAGAGTCCTGCGCAATCAGCAGGACGCGTCGAACGGCAACGGCCCAAGGAAGCACTTGAGTGTCGAGGCCACGTTACTGACTCCTGTGCAGCCTATGCTG gcggAAGCCTGCAAGTCGGTTGAATACGCCATGAAGAAGTGTCCTAACGGAATGTACTCGGAGATCAAGTACGACGGCGAGCGCGTGCAAGTGCACAAGAGTGGAGATCACTTCAGCTACTTCAGCCGCAGCCTCAAACCCGTGCTGCCTCACAAG GTGGCCCATTTCAAAGAGTTTATACCTCAGGCCTTTGCTGGAGGCCACAGCATGATCCTAGACGCTGAAGTTCTCCTGATTGATACCAACACCAGCAAGCCGCTGCCTTTTGGGACGTTAGGAGTGCACAAA aaagcgGCTTTTCAGGATGCACAAGTGTGCCTGTTTGTTTTtgactgcatttattttaacgGCGTTAGCCTCATGGACAA gccACTTTGCGAAAGGAGAAAATTTCTTCACGACAACATGGTGGAAGTTCCAAACAGGATTCTGTTTTCCGAGATGAAGCATGTAACG AGAGCTGCTGACCTGGCTGAAATGATCACACGAGTCATCAGAGAGGGACTGGAAGGACTCGTGCTGAAAGACATCAAG GGGATGTATGAACCTGGGAAACGTCACTGGCTGAAGGTGAAGAAAGACTACCTGAACGAAGGAGCGATGGCGGACACGGCCGATCTGGTGGTTTTGGGCGGGTTTTATGGAAGCGGCTCAAAAG GTGGAATCATGTCAAGTTTCCTCATGGGCTGCTACGATCCCGCGTCCAAAAAATGGTGCACGGTTACCAAATGCTCCGGAGGCTTTGACGATGCCACTCTAGCCAGACTGCAAAAGGAGCTGGACATGATTAAAATTGTCAag GATCCCAGCAAGATCCCGCCATGGCTGAATATAGTCAAGAACTACTATCCGGATTTTCTCATCCGAGATCCTGag AAAGCGCCGGTTTGGGAGATCACAGGAGCGGAGTTCTCAAAGTCGGAAATGCACACCGCCGACGGCATCTCCATCCGCTTTCCACGCTGCACCCGTATGCGTGACGATAAGGACTGGAAGACGGCCACCAACCTTCCCCAGCTCAAG GAGCTTTACCGTGTCTCGAAGGAAACGAGCGATTTTGAGGTGACGGCAGGGCAGTCTACAAGCAGCAAAGACGACAAGAGCTCATCAGGAGGAGACAGCGGAGGCAGCTCACCGTCCACCTCCAACAGAGCAACAAGCTCGAGCAAAGCTA acaATGGTCACACTCCAAAGCCAAAGCCGGTAAAACCTGCAACTACTACTACTTCGGTGAAAACTGCAACTCCGTCCCCTGCCAAGAGGAAGCTGCCTGCTGAGGAACATGGTGCAAAGAAG ATGAAGATCGAACCAGTTCAGAGCAACAGGCAAAGCGAAGCTAAAGCTTCTCCAGCTAAGGCAGATCCAAAGAGTGAAAAG acttTGCTGGACATCTTCACTGGAGTAAAGCTGTACCTTCCCGAATCAGTGCAGGACTATGAGAAGCTTCGGCGTTACTTCGTAGCGTATGACGGAGAGCTCGTTCCCGATTACGCCGCTGCCTCTGCAACACACACGCTAGCCACCCCCGAGGAGGGAAGCAAGGCCCAGAGAGTCAGCTCCAACTGGATCTGGCAGTGCATAAAGAAAAGGAGATTGGTTCCTCcctgctga
- the rad51d gene encoding DNA repair protein RAD51 homolog 4: MVLLREGVCPGLSEDLIKALHEGDVRTVEDLVLSDPEHLAQKCSVSYKALVAVRRVLLAQHTAFPVSGADLYDELLSSTSILSTGIASVDTLLDSGLYTGEITELCGGPGTGKTQTCFSVAVHVAHELKQKVMYIDTNGGMCAHRLLEMLRQKTDNTAQQMNALQRISVLRVFDIFTLLSCLQNLRASSLQKGDVGVGGSVKTVIVDSVSAVLSHMLGGKQNEGMSLMMQLATELKTIAKDFNVAILVTNHVTRDGNSQLKAGLGQSWSHVPRTRILLQRTEPPGASSLRTATLLKSSRQPCYIMKEFDLSPPPCGQSQTGFGGKRKLDTGS, encoded by the exons ATGGTGCTTCTAAGAGAAGGTGTGTGTCCAGGGCTGAGTGAAGACCTCATCAAAGCTCTACATGAAGGAGATGTTAGAACAG TGGAGGATCTTGTCTTGTCTGATCCTGAACATCTGGCCCAGAAATGCTCAGTGTCCTACAAG gcCTTGGTGGCAGTCCGGCGCGTGCTTCTGGCTCAGCACACAGCGTTTCCGGTCTCAGGAGCCGACCTGTACGACGAGCTGCTGAGCTCCACTTCTATTCTCTCCACAGGAATTGCTAG CGTGGATACCCTGCTTGATTCGGGTCTGTACACAGGGGAGATCactgaactctgtggaggcccaGGAACAGGTAAAACACAG ACGTGCTTCAGCGTGGCTGTCCACGTTGCACATGAGCTCAAGCAGAAGGTAATGTACATCGACACAAACGGAGGGATGTGCGCACACCGGCTGCTTGAGATGCTCCGGCAGAAAACCGACAATACGGCACAGCAG ATGAACGCTCTTCAGAGGATCAGCGTGCTCCGGGTGTTTGACATCTTCACCTTATTGTCCTGCCTTCAAAATCTAAGAGCCAGCAGTCTCCAGAAG GGAGATGTTGGTGTCGGTGGTTCGGTCAAAACCGTCATCGTGGATTCCGTGTCAGCTGTGCTCTCCCATATGCTTGGAGGAAAACAGAacgaag GTATGTCCTTAATGATGCAGCTGGCTACAGAGCTGAAAACGATCGCCAAAGATTTTAATGTAGCCATTCTG GTGACCAATCACGTAACACGAGACGGGAACAGTCAGCTCAAGGCAGGACTGGGGCAGTCATGGAGTCACGTCCCACGTACACGCATCCTCCTGCAGCGAACAGAGCCGCCTGGAGCTTCTAGCTTACGCACAGCCACGCTTCTTAAATCCTCTCGGCAG CCCTGCTACATAATGAAGGAGTTTGATTTGAGTCCACCACCTTGTGGACAGTCACAGACTGGGTTTGGAGGGAAGAGGAAATTGGACACTGGTTCATAA